The DNA segment TGATCATCCACATCGTTATCTTGAATCCATGCTATGATGGCCTCTCCATTATCAGATAAAGCAACTCTCAAGTAGTCCTCTTCTAAAACATCTTCTAGATCTGGGCTGATGGCTTCATTGATAGCAGGATGGTCCCATGAACCGTTGCGATACTCGCTAAAATACACGGCAAGATCAGAACTCAAATCCTCTTGTAACCAGGCAATGACTATTTCACCACTATCATTCATATCCAACATGGGCCCTTCATCAACATCTGTATCTACAGGGGAGATGGCATCCATAAGATTTGCTGGGTGCATCCAAGAACCATTGCGGTATTCACTTTTATAAACACGATCTACAAGACCATCATCTTGAGTCCAGGCAATGATGGCATTGCCGTTATTGTCCATGGCAAGATCTGCATCTGACACACCGGTACCGCTTGGATTAAAATAATCATTTAGATCCGCTGGGAAGCTCCATACCCCATTGCGATACTCAGCTTTATAGTAGTTGTCTTCTGTACCATTGTAATGGCTCCAGATGATGATAGCATCACCAGCATCATCCAATGCAACATGAACATCATCAACGTTATATGTACTTAATAAATCAAGGTAGTCTGTAATGTTTTGCGGGTGGGTCCACAGTCCATTGCGGTACTGACTCATGTATATGTTACGTCGTAAACCATCGTACTGGCGCCAAACAATGAGCGTTTCACCGGAGCTGTTCATCACCACTTGGTGATCACTCACAAAGTAACTGGGGCCTTCAATACTGATATAATCCGTGGCTGAACTGGGATGGGTCCACATTCCTGACTCCTCCTCCTCAAAAGGGGCAACCTGAAATCCGCAGTTGGACAAAAATACCGACAGCATTAGAGTGGATAAGACAAAAAGTTTTTTACGTGAAAATAATGTTAATCTGTTCATAGCTAAAATAATACTTTCTTTTTAAAGAAACACAATTTTTAAATGTTTTTATTCCAGCATACCGGTACTGCCGGCTATTGAAGGCTTTGTTGATCAACATCACATTCCATAGCCGACAAATTTTTATTGATCGTTGTCGGTGGTATAGAAAAACTCTTCACGAACAATTTTATTGTTTTCAACCGTGTACATGGCCACTTCCGACATTTCAAAGCGTTGGCCGCTTTCTTTGTTGGTCACATCAAATTTAAAGTTGACGGCAAACTGATTGCCATTTGGATACGGTCCATCCACCGTGGCCGTATGCACCTCGTGCGCATTGTACCACCACTCATTTTTTTGCTTGATGGCATCTAAACCCTTTTGTTCTCTGCCAATATTGGGCATGTCCATGGCTTCAACACTGACGATATTTTCATCATACAAGCTGTCCAAAGCTTCCATGCCTTTACCGGCCTGACACAATTCCACCAACTTCTTACCTACATTGTATACGTCTGACATACATTCTCCTTATTAATTATTAGAACCAAAAATAGTGCATTCATAGTATACGGCCAAAAATAATTTTGACCAGCATTAAAAATTTAGCCTGCCCTAAAACAGACACTTTAAAACAAACATTGAAAAACACAGATGCCATTTAAAGTCTTTATTTTTGTTTCTGCATTCCAAAAAAAAAGCTGGGTTAAAACCCAGCTTTTTATAAGACTTCATTTAGCGTTGTG comes from the bacterium genome and includes:
- a CDS encoding nuclear transport factor 2 family protein; this translates as MSDVYNVGKKLVELCQAGKGMEALDSLYDENIVSVEAMDMPNIGREQKGLDAIKQKNEWWYNAHEVHTATVDGPYPNGNQFAVNFKFDVTNKESGQRFEMSEVAMYTVENNKIVREEFFYTTDNDQ